A single Nostoc sp. PCC 7107 DNA region contains:
- a CDS encoding rhodanese-like domain-containing protein, producing MSSNLATDAHELKSRLEWGQPAFTIIDVRDRHSYNYVHISGAIQIPLDDLEKRATFSLHKERHIYVYGENEQQTTKAAQILHNAGFNKVAEIKGGFIAWKTVGGAMEGLAV from the coding sequence ATGAGTAGTAACTTAGCCACCGATGCTCACGAATTGAAGTCTCGTTTGGAATGGGGTCAACCAGCTTTTACAATTATTGATGTGCGCGATCGCCACAGTTATAATTACGTGCATATCTCTGGGGCAATTCAAATCCCTCTCGATGACTTGGAAAAACGCGCTACATTTTCTCTACACAAAGAACGTCATATCTATGTATATGGCGAAAATGAACAACAAACAACCAAAGCAGCACAAATATTACACAATGCTGGATTTAACAAGGTAGCTGAAATCAAAGGTGGTTTCATCGCTTGGAAAACAGTCGGCGGTGCTATGGAGGGTCTTGCTGTGTAA
- a CDS encoding GFA family protein — protein sequence MAINIPEPMIYEGGCHCGAVRFRVVVKQHKVDDCNCSICRKKGFLHLIIPKEQFTLLQGENELTTYKFNTGVAQHKFCSICGIHSFYIPRSHPDCIDVNVRCLDGDVIANFEVIPFDGMNWEANIHKLIN from the coding sequence ATGGCAATTAATATTCCAGAACCAATGATATATGAAGGCGGTTGTCATTGTGGTGCGGTAAGGTTTCGAGTTGTAGTTAAACAACATAAAGTTGATGATTGTAACTGTTCTATTTGTCGAAAGAAAGGCTTTTTACACTTAATCATTCCCAAGGAACAATTTACTTTATTACAAGGCGAGAATGAGTTAACCACTTACAAATTCAATACAGGAGTTGCTCAACATAAATTCTGTAGCATTTGTGGAATACATTCTTTTTATATACCCCGCAGCCATCCTGATTGTATTGATGTAAATGTGCGCTGCTTAGATGGCGATGTCATAGCAAATTTTGAAGTTATACCTTTTGATGGGATGAATTGGGAAGCTAATATCCACAAGTTGATTAATTAA
- a CDS encoding DUF1868 domain-containing protein, which translates to MDDNYQTYLNRVARMMLLEAYKSQVQHIQESSKFQPHSGTRQAAPFPGYTLITPTADEAAENSAFYGILATYQEQLLQLPVNDNLIVPVPPGSFHLTLADLIWDHAYLDACEKNPKFEEELRHYCAEIFQQYQQSITSGTNPICWQMLGLVLMPRALGVCLVPKDESSYEQVIQFRRQIYQNPKLIALGIEQHYHLTAHITLGYFGDISPNLDRNKLSDMLCELNQQWLGDFPELLVNRVELRKFDDMTRYYREPDWPSLDF; encoded by the coding sequence TTGGACGACAACTACCAAACTTACCTGAACCGGGTAGCAAGAATGATGCTACTAGAAGCATACAAGTCCCAAGTTCAGCATATCCAGGAGTCTTCTAAGTTCCAGCCCCATTCTGGAACAAGACAAGCAGCGCCTTTTCCTGGCTATACACTGATTACCCCAACCGCAGATGAAGCAGCCGAAAACTCTGCTTTTTATGGAATATTAGCAACTTACCAAGAGCAACTGTTGCAGCTGCCTGTCAACGATAATTTGATTGTTCCGGTACCACCTGGGAGCTTTCATTTAACTTTGGCAGACTTGATTTGGGATCATGCTTATCTCGATGCTTGTGAGAAAAATCCCAAATTTGAGGAAGAATTACGCCATTACTGTGCGGAAATCTTTCAACAATATCAACAATCCATCACATCGGGAACTAACCCCATTTGCTGGCAAATGCTGGGATTGGTGCTGATGCCAAGAGCATTGGGTGTTTGTTTAGTACCCAAAGATGAAAGTTCTTATGAACAAGTTATTCAATTTCGTCGCCAAATTTATCAAAATCCCAAGTTGATTGCATTAGGAATTGAACAACATTATCACCTGACAGCCCACATTACATTAGGCTATTTTGGTGATATTTCACCTAATTTAGACCGAAATAAACTCAGTGATATGCTTTGTGAATTAAATCAACAATGGTTAGGAGATTTTCCAGAACTTCTCGTTAACCGCGTGGAATTGCGGAAATTTGATGATATGACACGCTATTACCGTGAACCAGACTGGCCAAGTTTAGATTTTTAA
- a CDS encoding HugZ family protein, whose amino-acid sequence MSQLEQAQAQYTSFLQEFQSVIISTVNQDGIPNSSYAPFVVDETKNIYIYISDLAIHTQNIYANPRLSILFIEDEAKSNNIFARRRLSFDCTATLIERDTDTWNKIVDQFQECFGEMIEVLKGLADFRIFQLVPSSGRFILGFGNAYKISGDNLNELTHITRDNR is encoded by the coding sequence ATGAGCCAACTAGAACAAGCTCAAGCTCAATACACAAGTTTTCTGCAAGAATTTCAGAGTGTCATTATTAGCACAGTCAATCAGGATGGCATACCTAATAGTAGCTATGCACCTTTCGTAGTCGATGAAACCAAAAATATTTATATTTATATCAGTGACTTGGCAATCCACACACAAAATATTTATGCTAATCCTCGGTTGAGTATTTTGTTTATTGAAGACGAAGCAAAAAGTAATAATATTTTTGCTCGTCGGCGCTTAAGTTTTGATTGTACGGCTACGTTAATAGAAAGAGATACAGACACTTGGAATAAAATTGTTGACCAATTTCAAGAATGCTTTGGAGAAATGATTGAAGTCTTAAAAGGTTTGGCTGACTTTCGGATTTTTCAACTGGTTCCTAGTTCAGGTCGTTTTATTCTTGGTTTTGGTAATGCTTATAAGATTAGTGGTGATAATTTAAATGAATTAACTCATATTACGAGAGATAACCGTTAG
- a CDS encoding adenosine deaminase yields MALHAELHRHLGGSVVPRVLWRYFERHSAEFISRFPNYGEFEDFYTKPRNTLDEYLELHTLVESVQTVETLPYFIYRLVRGAYIFENLAYLELRYTPYLRTPEHLSQSQRIDKMAEIVEVVGKASHIQECPIVTSQILCMHTRLPFEVNKAIIDLAVQNRQYVCGIDVAGGDSYYADRLQEWISLYDYARSQGINTTGHLYETTAGCYPELLPYLMRIGHGIQIPLLYPELLPDIAKRGQCLEVCPTTYIKTGTLQDIRQLKLVFDRCFEAGVDIAICTDNAGLHNVRLPFEYENLLTYDIISFSQLQACQDAAFRHAFAWPHSYRPASLLNGLLQPETPKVMMMKD; encoded by the coding sequence ATGGCTTTACACGCTGAATTACATAGGCATTTGGGCGGTTCAGTTGTACCGCGCGTTTTATGGCGATATTTTGAACGACATTCTGCGGAATTTATTTCTCGCTTTCCTAACTACGGAGAGTTTGAAGATTTTTATACCAAGCCCCGCAATACCTTAGATGAATATTTAGAACTGCATACCTTAGTTGAAAGTGTGCAAACTGTAGAGACTTTGCCTTACTTTATTTATCGCTTGGTAAGGGGTGCTTATATATTTGAAAATTTGGCTTATCTTGAACTGCGCTATACCCCATACTTAAGGACACCAGAACATTTAAGTCAATCGCAAAGAATTGACAAAATGGCAGAAATTGTGGAAGTAGTGGGTAAAGCTAGTCATATTCAAGAATGCCCTATTGTGACTAGCCAAATTTTGTGTATGCACACACGCCTACCATTCGAGGTAAATAAGGCAATTATTGATTTGGCGGTGCAGAACAGACAGTATGTTTGTGGGATAGATGTTGCCGGGGGTGATAGCTACTACGCCGATCGCCTGCAAGAATGGATTAGTCTATATGATTATGCGCGATCGCAAGGCATCAATACCACAGGACATCTTTACGAAACCACCGCTGGTTGTTACCCAGAACTGTTACCCTATCTCATGCGGATTGGTCACGGTATCCAAATTCCTTTGTTATATCCAGAATTACTTCCAGATATCGCTAAACGCGGGCAGTGTTTGGAAGTCTGCCCAACAACATACATCAAAACAGGCACTTTACAGGATATCCGTCAACTCAAATTAGTCTTTGACCGTTGTTTTGAAGCTGGGGTAGATATTGCCATTTGTACTGACAATGCTGGCTTACACAATGTCCGTTTACCATTTGAATACGAAAATCTCTTGACTTACGACATTATTAGCTTTTCTCAGTTACAAGCTTGCCAAGATGCGGCTTTTCGCCATGCTTTTGCTTGGCCTCATAGTTATCGCCCCGCATCGTTGTTAAATGGTTTACTACAACCAGAAACGCCGAAGGTGATGATGATGAAAGATTAG
- the mutL gene encoding DNA mismatch repair endonuclease MutL, with protein sequence MASTIQALPTEVVYLITAGEVIDSLASVVRELAENSLDAGATRIVIYLWPQHWRIRVADNGCGMNLEDLQQAATAHSTSKIRSSDDLWKINSLGFRGEALHSLTTLAELEILSRPADGNLGWRVVYGDDGKALEVEATAIAPGTVVTVSNLFGNCPSRRQGLPSATQQMKAVQAAIYQIALCHPQVTWQLWQNDRVWFTISPAATTGQLLPQILPQVRQGDLQELKLELPHPTLSENLRARVPRVEQSSVTQHGLNAPIPLTALHLVVGLPDRCHRHRPDWVRIAINGRMVKSPEIEQTILSAFHRTLPRDRYPICLLHLEISPDQINWNRNPAKTEIYLNELNYWQEQVTQAIDQALRIDTAHFKEAVNTTRVSKLLKAAEAKGGYNFNPKPENTQHSLKAVAQVSNTYIVAEHSGGMWLVEQHIAHERVLYEQICDNWQLVPVEPSIILYQLSSAQVSQLQRIGLEIETFGEQLWAVRNIPALLQQREDCAEAILELSWGGDLQAAQVAVACRSAIRNGTPLNLPEMQTLLDQWQRTRNPRTCPHGRPIYLSLEESALARFFRRHWVIGKSHGI encoded by the coding sequence ATGGCATCTACTATTCAAGCTTTACCCACAGAAGTTGTATATCTGATTACGGCTGGCGAGGTGATTGACTCCTTGGCATCTGTAGTGAGGGAATTGGCAGAAAATTCTCTAGATGCAGGTGCAACCAGAATTGTCATTTACCTCTGGCCGCAACACTGGCGCATCCGCGTTGCTGACAATGGTTGTGGGATGAACCTAGAAGACTTGCAACAAGCCGCCACAGCCCATAGCACTAGTAAGATTCGCTCTAGTGATGATTTATGGAAAATTAACAGCCTGGGATTTCGGGGTGAAGCTTTGCACAGCTTGACAACTTTGGCAGAGTTAGAAATTTTGAGTCGTCCAGCCGATGGTAATTTAGGATGGCGGGTTGTTTATGGTGATGATGGCAAGGCGTTAGAAGTAGAAGCAACAGCGATCGCACCTGGTACAGTAGTCACAGTCTCCAATCTTTTTGGTAATTGTCCATCTCGCCGCCAAGGTTTACCCAGTGCAACACAGCAAATGAAAGCTGTACAAGCCGCGATTTATCAAATTGCCCTGTGTCATCCGCAAGTAACATGGCAACTTTGGCAAAATGACCGAGTATGGTTCACCATTTCCCCCGCCGCCACCACCGGACAACTACTGCCGCAAATTTTACCGCAAGTCCGCCAAGGTGATTTACAAGAACTAAAACTCGAACTCCCCCATCCAACACTCAGCGAGAACTTGCGTGCGCGGGTTCCCCGCGTTGAGCAAAGTTCGGTGACTCAGCATGGGCTAAACGCCCCGATACCGCTAACAGCACTTCATCTAGTAGTAGGATTACCAGACCGTTGTCATCGCCATCGCCCAGACTGGGTAAGAATAGCGATTAATGGCAGGATGGTAAAATCACCAGAAATTGAGCAAACAATTTTATCAGCGTTTCATCGGACTTTACCACGCGATCGCTATCCCATTTGTTTATTACATCTAGAAATTTCTCCTGACCAAATCAACTGGAATCGCAATCCGGCGAAAACCGAAATATATCTTAATGAATTAAACTATTGGCAAGAGCAAGTCACTCAAGCTATTGACCAAGCACTCCGCATTGATACTGCTCATTTTAAAGAAGCTGTCAACACAACCAGAGTCAGTAAATTACTCAAAGCCGCAGAAGCAAAAGGCGGTTATAACTTTAATCCCAAACCTGAAAACACTCAGCACTCCCTCAAAGCTGTCGCCCAAGTTAGCAACACTTATATTGTGGCTGAACATTCTGGTGGTATGTGGCTAGTAGAACAGCATATTGCCCACGAGCGAGTTTTGTATGAACAAATCTGTGATAACTGGCAACTTGTACCTGTAGAACCGTCAATTATTCTTTATCAATTATCATCAGCACAAGTTTCTCAACTACAACGCATTGGGTTAGAAATAGAAACCTTTGGTGAGCAACTTTGGGCAGTCCGTAACATACCCGCCCTTTTACAGCAACGAGAAGACTGTGCAGAAGCTATTTTAGAACTCAGTTGGGGTGGAGACTTACAAGCGGCTCAAGTTGCCGTAGCCTGCCGTAGTGCGATTCGTAATGGCACGCCACTCAATCTCCCAGAAATGCAAACACTTTTAGACCAATGGCAGCGCACTCGCAACCCCCGTACCTGTCCTCACGGCAGACCGATTTATTTATCACTAGAAGAATCTGCTTTAGCCCGATTTTTCCGCAGGCATTGGGTAATTGGCAAAAGCCACGGAATATGA
- a CDS encoding DUF4168 domain-containing protein codes for MNKIANLFFRDALKNLLPRNLFFGVMASASLFASTLTFTAKADAQTPAVNNNEIVSYAQAVLAMEPSRQQAFGEIKKLIGGGEIPQIVCNDPKSINNLPRKARDIAVNYCNRSQKIVEENGLTIERFNKITVEVQNDNNLKRQIYNTLIRLQKKS; via the coding sequence ATGAATAAAATTGCTAATTTGTTTTTCCGAGATGCTCTGAAAAATTTATTACCGAGAAATCTATTTTTTGGAGTTATGGCTAGTGCTAGTTTGTTTGCCAGCACTTTAACATTTACAGCCAAAGCTGATGCTCAAACTCCCGCTGTGAACAACAACGAAATTGTCAGCTATGCCCAAGCTGTTTTAGCAATGGAACCATCGCGTCAACAAGCCTTCGGAGAAATTAAAAAATTAATCGGTGGTGGAGAAATTCCCCAGATTGTTTGTAACGATCCTAAAAGCATTAACAATTTACCACGCAAAGCCAGAGATATTGCTGTCAACTACTGTAATCGCTCTCAAAAAATAGTTGAAGAAAACGGCTTAACCATTGAGCGTTTCAATAAGATTACTGTAGAAGTTCAAAATGACAATAACTTAAAAAGGCAGATTTACAATACATTAATTCGCCTGCAAAAAAAATCCTGA
- a CDS encoding CIA30 family protein has product MSDKNRSQWDLGRFIKTLSYFEVIPFLNCIQKLIQGRPQKTTSRPNGEKSVGVILVAGATGGLGKRVVKRLVKRGYQVRGLVRDIEKARSILGDDVDLVVADITKPETLNTLVMANIQAVICFTAVRVQPMEGDTANREKYYQGIKFYQPEIVGDTPENVEYQGVKNLVEAAAKHLPAANEKLIFDFTHPSDELKNIWGALDDVVMGGVSSSNIQLTENTAVFAGNVSTANSGGFASVRTKNFDPPFNLSGYIGVELRVKGDGQRYKIFLRPDATWDGLGYSYSFDTVANTWINVRIPFAELTPVFRAKTVKDAPPLDASRISSFQLMLSKFEYDGALNPKFTPGGFSLQIESIKAYNGKTAPQFVLVSSAGVTRPGRPGINLDEEPPAVRLNDQLGGILTWKLKGEDSLRVSGIPYTIVRPCALTEESGGQEVIFEQGDNIRGKISREDVAEICVQALEQSKVHNVTFEVKATENEVNYLNWETLFSNLQPDK; this is encoded by the coding sequence GTGAGTGACAAAAATCGTTCTCAATGGGACTTAGGCAGGTTTATCAAAACCTTGTCTTACTTTGAGGTTATTCCCTTTCTCAACTGCATACAAAAACTCATCCAAGGTCGTCCCCAAAAAACAACATCTAGACCTAATGGAGAAAAAAGCGTGGGTGTAATACTAGTAGCAGGTGCAACAGGTGGTCTTGGTAAACGAGTCGTGAAGCGACTTGTAAAACGAGGTTATCAAGTACGAGGTCTGGTGCGTGATATTGAAAAAGCACGGTCAATTTTAGGTGACGATGTTGACTTAGTAGTTGCAGATATTACCAAACCTGAAACTTTAAATACTTTAGTCATGGCTAATATTCAAGCCGTAATTTGTTTTACAGCAGTGCGTGTCCAACCAATGGAAGGAGACACAGCTAATAGAGAAAAATATTATCAAGGCATTAAATTTTACCAACCTGAAATTGTTGGCGACACTCCCGAAAATGTCGAATATCAAGGGGTGAAAAACTTAGTAGAAGCAGCAGCTAAACACCTCCCCGCAGCCAACGAAAAACTTATATTTGATTTTACCCATCCCTCAGACGAATTAAAAAATATCTGGGGTGCTTTAGATGATGTTGTCATGGGTGGTGTTAGTTCTAGTAATATTCAATTAACAGAAAATACCGCTGTGTTTGCTGGTAATGTTTCCACCGCCAACTCAGGAGGATTTGCATCTGTGAGAACTAAGAATTTTGACCCACCATTTAATTTATCTGGTTACATAGGTGTAGAATTACGCGTTAAAGGTGATGGCCAACGTTATAAAATATTTCTCCGTCCCGATGCAACTTGGGATGGTTTAGGTTACAGCTATTCCTTCGATACGGTCGCTAATACTTGGATAAATGTTCGCATTCCTTTTGCGGAATTAACACCTGTATTTCGAGCCAAAACTGTTAAAGATGCTCCACCATTAGATGCAAGTCGCATTAGCTCATTTCAACTGATGTTGAGTAAATTTGAATATGATGGTGCATTAAATCCCAAATTTACCCCTGGTGGTTTTAGTTTGCAGATAGAATCTATCAAAGCATATAACGGCAAAACTGCACCTCAATTTGTGCTTGTCAGTTCCGCAGGTGTCACCCGTCCTGGTAGACCAGGAATTAATTTAGATGAAGAACCACCAGCAGTCAGATTAAATGATCAATTGGGTGGTATTTTAACCTGGAAGTTAAAGGGCGAAGATAGTTTAAGAGTCAGTGGTATTCCTTATACAATCGTGAGACCTTGCGCTTTAACTGAAGAAAGTGGCGGACAGGAAGTAATCTTTGAACAAGGTGATAATATTCGCGGTAAAATCAGCCGAGAGGATGTGGCAGAAATTTGTGTGCAAGCGTTAGAACAAAGTAAAGTACATAATGTCACTTTTGAAGTAAAAGCAACAGAAAATGAAGTGAACTATCTCAATTGGGAGACACTATTTTCTAATTTACAACCTGATAAGTAA
- a CDS encoding serine/threonine-protein kinase codes for MSHYMIGKVLQSRYQIVESLGAGVFGQTYTAIDIDYPEDPKYVVKQLKTSNCQTSYLETLRLHFLTETETLKRLGSHPQIPELIACFEEHERLYLVQEFVEGHDLTAELPIHQQWGCLWTESEVVEFLEDVLTILEFVHSQGVIHCDIKPENLIRRCTDGKLVLIDFGSIQSVKFSLDTELPIDWIPVTSLGYIPPEQFIGQTRPNSDIYALGMIAIQALTGLEPLQFKVDPQTNEIIWRSPNTPVGDYLAAILSQMIRYDFQERFQSAVEVLRVLKQMRRETQPSPVLATRYGEPSPLVRSSDETPSNCDNLSPLMTGMKIGLAANSLLMGFGVYSLLNNAPAYSESETLYKATENYQAGDLASAIALAKSIPSYSNVYPEVQATIETWQKEWLQAAEQYLLAEQALNEGRWSDVLKTAFQVPDILYWQSKTDQLVQKARINIEIQTQSLLTKAYAKAEARDFSTALAYLSQIPQESSAGAIVQKKLAEYNQKRQIRATYFLQNAYKKAAFGDFDGAVSFLRQIPKNTKVYAQAQTKLQEYTQKQRWQTRSQDLAFSTIAPQKNTNRLINSPLENQLQEVNIR; via the coding sequence ATGAGCCACTACATGATCGGTAAAGTACTACAATCGCGGTACCAAATTGTTGAAAGTCTGGGTGCAGGGGTATTTGGACAGACATATACTGCTATAGACATAGATTACCCAGAAGACCCTAAATATGTCGTGAAGCAGTTGAAAACCAGCAATTGCCAAACTAGCTATTTAGAAACATTAAGGCTGCATTTTCTCACGGAAACGGAAACTCTCAAACGTTTGGGTAGCCATCCGCAAATTCCCGAACTCATTGCTTGCTTTGAAGAACATGAGCGACTCTATCTCGTCCAAGAGTTTGTTGAAGGACATGATTTAACAGCAGAACTACCAATTCATCAACAATGGGGATGTCTGTGGACTGAAAGCGAAGTTGTGGAATTTTTAGAGGATGTCTTAACAATTTTAGAATTTGTCCATTCTCAAGGTGTGATTCATTGTGATATCAAACCAGAAAATTTAATTAGACGCTGTACTGATGGCAAATTAGTTTTAATTGATTTTGGTTCTATCCAGTCTGTTAAGTTTTCTCTCGATACAGAATTACCAATTGATTGGATTCCTGTAACATCATTGGGTTACATTCCACCAGAGCAATTTATTGGTCAAACACGCCCTAATAGTGATATTTATGCCTTGGGTATGATTGCTATCCAGGCGCTCACAGGTTTAGAACCACTACAGTTTAAAGTTGATCCGCAAACAAATGAAATTATTTGGCGTTCACCCAACACCCCAGTTGGTGATTATTTAGCTGCTATTCTCAGCCAAATGATCCGGTATGATTTTCAAGAACGTTTTCAGTCTGCGGTTGAAGTACTGCGTGTACTTAAACAAATGCGGCGAGAAACTCAGCCATCTCCAGTTTTAGCAACAAGATATGGTGAGCCATCACCTCTGGTGCGTTCGAGTGATGAAACGCCTTCTAATTGTGATAATTTATCGCCCCTAATGACAGGGATGAAGATTGGACTGGCGGCTAATTCTTTGTTAATGGGATTTGGTGTTTATTCTTTACTAAATAATGCTCCGGCATATTCAGAAAGCGAGACTTTATATAAAGCAACAGAGAACTATCAAGCTGGGGATTTAGCTAGTGCGATCGCATTGGCTAAATCAATTCCATCCTACAGCAATGTTTACCCAGAAGTACAAGCCACTATCGAAACCTGGCAAAAAGAATGGCTTCAGGCTGCGGAACAATATTTATTAGCAGAACAAGCCTTGAATGAAGGTAGATGGTCGGATGTCCTCAAAACAGCTTTTCAAGTCCCAGATATTTTATATTGGCAATCAAAAACAGACCAACTTGTTCAAAAAGCACGAATTAATATCGAAATACAAACACAAAGTTTACTCACTAAAGCTTACGCAAAAGCTGAAGCTAGAGATTTTTCGACTGCTCTAGCATATTTGAGCCAAATTCCCCAAGAAAGTTCGGCTGGCGCTATAGTGCAGAAAAAATTGGCTGAATATAATCAAAAACGGCAAATTAGAGCCACTTATTTTTTACAAAATGCTTATAAAAAAGCAGCTTTTGGTGACTTTGATGGGGCGGTTAGCTTTCTGCGCCAAATTCCTAAAAATACAAAAGTGTATGCTCAAGCTCAAACTAAACTGCAAGAGTATACTCAAAAGCAACGTTGGCAAACTCGCAGTCAAGATTTAGCTTTCAGTACAATTGCGCCTCAAAAAAATACAAATAGACTTATTAATTCACCTTTAGAAAATCAACTACAAGAAGTAAATATTCGCTAG
- a CDS encoding alpha/beta fold hydrolase, with product MLQFQPPGFGHKVIHTSLGAMVYYTQTSAPWLNADTEDLTPLIFLHNFGGGASAYEWSKVYPAFAAKYRILAPDLIGWGDSAHPVRDYQIKDYLTTLAEFITQTCHQPVTVIASSLTAALTIRLAISQPQLFQSLYLVSPSGFDDFGQGAGRRLPLSVINTPLLDSLIYALGAENELAVRNFLQSFLFAQPERVSPEMVAAYLTSAQQPNARFAALAFLRGDLYFDLSLYLQRLTTPSVFFWGEKAQFTNIKLGRRLANLNLNAVEKFYAIADAGVLPHLELPEIIIGLLQQHLN from the coding sequence ATGCTTCAGTTTCAACCTCCTGGCTTTGGGCATAAAGTGATTCATACTTCCTTGGGAGCGATGGTGTATTATACTCAAACATCTGCTCCTTGGTTGAATGCGGATACTGAAGATTTAACCCCACTAATATTTCTACATAATTTTGGGGGTGGGGCTTCTGCTTATGAATGGTCGAAAGTATACCCAGCTTTTGCCGCAAAATATCGCATTTTAGCACCTGATTTAATTGGTTGGGGTGATTCTGCACACCCGGTACGCGATTATCAAATTAAAGATTATCTGACTACGCTTGCAGAATTTATTACTCAAACTTGTCACCAGCCTGTAACAGTTATCGCCTCATCATTGACGGCTGCTTTGACTATTCGTTTAGCTATTAGTCAGCCGCAATTATTTCAATCATTATATTTAGTTTCTCCTTCCGGTTTTGATGATTTTGGTCAAGGTGCTGGACGGAGATTACCACTTTCTGTAATTAATACACCGCTGTTAGATAGTTTGATTTATGCGTTGGGCGCAGAAAATGAATTAGCGGTGCGGAATTTCTTACAAAGTTTTCTTTTCGCTCAACCGGAACGTGTTTCACCAGAAATGGTAGCAGCTTATTTAACCTCAGCACAACAACCAAATGCGCGGTTTGCTGCTTTGGCATTTTTGCGGGGTGATTTGTATTTTGATTTGAGTTTGTATCTGCAACGATTAACAACTCCCAGTGTGTTTTTCTGGGGTGAGAAAGCGCAATTTACTAATATTAAATTAGGGCGGAGATTGGCGAATTTAAATTTAAATGCTGTAGAAAAATTTTATGCGATCGCAGATGCTGGAGTGCTGCCTCATTTAGAATTACCAGAAATAATTATTGGTTTATTACAGCAGCACCTAAATTAG
- the holA gene encoding DNA polymerase III subunit delta, with amino-acid sequence MPVLVYWGEDDFAMEKAVNSLRDRILDPLWTDFNYSYFAPDQPDTAIAALNQVMTPAFGAGGRLIWLMNTNLCQQCPDNVLAELTRTLPVIPENSFLLLTSRSKPDERLKSTKFLKQFATEFREFSLIPPWKTELIVQAVQQAAQAVGVQLTPQTTELLAEAVGNDTRLLYNELEKLRLYHLESKKPLDVDTVSKLVRNTTQNSLQLAAAIRTGDTGKALTVLTDLLNAAEPGLRIVATLIGQFRTWLWVKIVTDSGERNPQAVAQAADVSNPKRIYFLQQEVKFLSVQQLISCLPLLLELEVSLKQGSAEISTLQTKVIELCQICKGN; translated from the coding sequence ATGCCAGTCTTGGTTTACTGGGGTGAAGATGACTTTGCTATGGAAAAAGCGGTTAATTCGTTGCGCGATCGCATTTTAGATCCCCTGTGGACAGATTTTAACTATTCTTATTTTGCGCCTGATCAACCTGATACAGCGATCGCCGCGTTAAATCAAGTAATGACTCCCGCCTTTGGCGCTGGCGGGCGTTTGATTTGGCTGATGAATACAAACCTCTGTCAACAATGTCCTGATAACGTTTTGGCGGAATTGACGCGCACTTTACCAGTAATTCCCGAAAATTCCTTTTTATTACTTACTAGCCGCAGTAAACCCGATGAACGGCTGAAATCTACAAAATTTCTCAAACAATTCGCCACGGAGTTTCGGGAATTCTCTCTCATACCACCGTGGAAAACTGAATTAATTGTCCAAGCTGTTCAACAAGCGGCTCAAGCTGTGGGAGTGCAACTCACACCTCAAACTACTGAACTGTTAGCCGAAGCTGTGGGTAATGATACAAGGTTGCTTTATAACGAGTTAGAAAAATTACGGCTGTATCATCTAGAGAGCAAAAAGCCTTTAGATGTAGATACTGTTAGCAAATTAGTCAGGAATACTACGCAAAATAGTTTACAATTAGCAGCAGCAATTAGAACAGGTGATACAGGCAAAGCTTTAACTGTGTTAACTGACCTGCTAAATGCGGCAGAACCAGGATTGCGGATAGTGGCAACATTAATTGGTCAATTTCGCACTTGGTTGTGGGTCAAAATTGTCACAGATAGCGGTGAGCGTAATCCACAAGCTGTAGCTCAAGCCGCCGATGTGAGCAACCCTAAACGTATCTACTTTTTACAACAAGAAGTCAAATTTCTGTCTGTGCAGCAACTAATTTCCTGTTTACCACTACTTTTGGAGTTAGAAGTCAGCCTTAAGCAAGGATCTGCGGAAATATCTACACTCCAAACAAAAGTAATTGAACTTTGTCAAATATGTAAAGGCAACTGA